CTGAGCCCCCAGGTTAAAGGCAACTCTCCAGGGTGCCTCGAGTGTGGTTTCAGCTCATCAGTGTTACTTGAGATATGATCGTCACATCGCAGGAAGGATATGGTGGAAGAAAAGGAGCTTGCGCATAACAAACTTCCCGTGTTAATTTTGCTAAGCCAGATTCGGCTTTTATAACTGCCAGTGTTTCCtctagtgtttttttaaaactctgtcCAGGTTTCACTCGGATGTTAGCACGCACGCCAAGGGCTAGCTCCTCTCAAAACACAAGCACCTACAGCGCTACGTCGTTGTTTCttgtcatgtcaaaataaaagccctcgcaAAGTCGTGTAATTGCGACTTCAtgaaatttcataaaattctgtagGAGCGGCGGCAATAATTTTGCAGCGGTGGTCCGCCGCTCCAAAATGAACGTGTCCATCTTGgtttctttaaatttatttattcctcttttAAATTGATCTCCATTTTTCTAAGTTGAGATCTTTATTTCCTTGTCCTCAGGTGGTGTCCGATGCTGCGGGCCAGGGGGTCACTATTACTGGCAGTAAGACCTTCAACAACTGGAACTGGCCAAATGCTGTCATCTTTGCTGCCACGGTTATCACCACCATCGGTAAGTGCTCTTTGTGATTCAGGATTTTTCTTAAtgttcacattaaaatgatttagCAATGTTGTTCTAGTCAACATAGGCATGCACTGGGCTATCGGGGAGACTTTCAACACAGTCTAAATTAATTTTCCCTTCTAAGGAGTCAGTTTTTTAAGCATGACAGTGTTGTTTTGCCTATACATGGCTCTAACAACCtaaaccatttttatttttaaagggtATGGCAACATGGCCCCCAAAACGTCAGCAGGCCGTGTATTTTGCATCTTCTACGGGCTCTTTGGTGTGCCTTTGTGTCTTACCTGGATCAGTGAGCTGGGCAAGTTCTTCGGTGGCAGAGCCAAGCACCTGGGCCAATATCTCACCAAGAAAGGATTTTCACTGGTAAGTTGAAggacctttttgttttcttacatttctggtagaaaaaaaaaagaaatcaccacTCTATGGTATAAAATCGTCACATGAACtaacttgtttcctttttcttttttccagagaAAGGCTCAATTTACCTGCACAGCTATTTTTCTCCTCTGGGGCGTCCTGGTCCATTTAGTACTTCCACCGTTTGTATTCATGTCCCAGGAGGGCTGGACGTACATCGAAGGCTTGTACTTCTCATTTGTCACCTTGACCACAATTGGCTTTGGGGACTTGGTAGCTGGTAAGTTGAGAAATAAGCCAGAAAACCTGTAGTTTAAAGCAGCCCCCACCTTGATTCTTTGGATATATATCATTTgcaagtaatttttttaatctgttgttttaatcacatttaaattgCACACGGATGGCAAGGGAATTGATTGCAGGCCAGagcttttttcatttaaatgaccCTTGACCATTTTCTTTATTCCATAGGTGTGGAACCGAATAAAGAATACCCAACTCTGTACCGTTACTTTGTGGAAGTGTGGATTTATCTGGGGTTGGCCTGGCTCTCTTTGTTCTTCAACTGGAAAGTGCGGATGGTTATTGAAGCTCACAAGGCACTGAAGAAACGCCGCAAGCTGCGCAAGCTGTCTCTCGACGAGCTCCGGCACTACAAAGAGTCGCACAAGGCTGCCCTTCGCTTGCCACCCTCTCCTAATGACGTCAACATCTTCAGCTTTCTGTCAAAGAAGCAGCAAGGCTACAACGATTTGATTAAGCAGATTGGCACGAAAAAAGATGACAGAATCATTGGCAACACTGGTAACTCCACTGATAAAGCCAAAGATGCTAATCGCTCCCGGAGTTGCAATGACGCTCCCTTGTTAAACACCATCCTCAGTTTTGACCGCTCGCCACGCCAAAAGAGACGCTACAGTTTCAGTGACCGCGTCACTGTTGCTTTTTCAAAGTCCAAGAACTACCTGCTGGGCTCAGACAATGGTCTTCTGCTAACAGAAGATCAAGTAGAGGGTGACCTAGAACTAGACCAGGACCAAATGTTTGAGAACCAACTTGACAAGGACGTGGACCTTGAGAAACGAGGAGTGGGTGACTGTGGACCAGGTGGTCGGAGGACTTGGGACTCTAAGGAGTACCATCCACTGACATTCCAAAATGCAAACATAACTTTTATTGATGAGGAAAACTTCCTCAGCAATaacttggaggaggaggatgatgacgatTCCAAAGCAAAAATATCTATTACCACatgtgatgaaaacattgaaaCGAATTCCAAGGAGGAGCAGAGTTCTGAATCTGAAGGGTCCGTGTTCACTAGTGACGGTTCAGAACACAGCCACTCGTATGAGACACTAGTAGAGGAATATGCAAAGGAAGAAAATACAGAATCGTGAGGAATTACAAGTCTTAAACTCATAAGTCAATGCAACTCACCGGTCATCTGTTTTTGACTTGGTTGGCATTGAAGTATATATATTCTGACACTTCCAAGATCAAATTTCAAATCAATGTTTCCATGAAGATACACATCATTTTGcccatttgattttaaaagtctAGCTTCCTGTAAACTCTAGAACAAATGATGTTTAACATCATATCAGATATGGACTACAGAGCATGACATGTAACCCCACGTCTGctctatttcagttttttttatacgGTTTGAGAAATGATATGCcacacattttattgtaatatcCAAAACAATAACTATTTACAATGAGTGCTTTTTTCAACTCATGGGTTGATAGGGAATTATGTGGGAATGTATTTGATTTTCCCAGAGTTTCTTCTATTCATATTCACCATATTGGtgttttaataatatttattaaaatgaaggaCATTgaagctttttattttaaaaaactacaTGGGTTTATGTCTCCCATTGCACAATTCCACCAAATGAGGACAGTAAAAAGTCCACTCCATTGCAGATTGTCTGTTTAAAACCTGAGCCAAACATTTTTCcttgaagaaaatgttatttaagAAAGGGTTTTGGGCCAATCCCTACTTTTTAACtttggtatttcatttttttattttgtgaagtccttgatcatttgttttgtgcgatttctgttctttgttttttgtttgtactgtatgCAACAGAATTTTGACTGCATTAGATATCATCAGAGATGGGTAGGCAACATCTGAGTCCTGGAACCAACTTGGAGCAAACTGCTCGAGACGCACtaaagtccggacattttcctgagttccTCTGGAGGGGTTGGAtttgagaacacaaatgtccacaaatattGTTTCGGccattgtcctgaacttttgctgccagccccctggtaaaatttcaggagattgtccgagcgAGCCAATGCGAGAATTCAGCGGTCATCttgatgactgtaaaccaaAACACTGCTTCCTGCagtgaaattaatttcatatcCCGCCTCCTGCTTTTTTGCCCaatgttcctgctgtgttcgCCATATGTAAATGGAAATTGTCCGGACATTAACGGTCATATGTGAAAGCGGCCCTAACAAATCATTCATGTCATATGCAGAGAAATATTTATGGTATAATCTGCATTAACTgccagttattgttttttttcccctactgTACGCCTCTGTTCCAAGCTGTTAGGACTCCTGTAACGTCAGCTTTGCATTGTGACGCCTGTCAGAATATTGGTTTTGTCAACACATATCATCCGCGTGTCATATGTCCAATCTGCAGCTTCTGGTTCCTTCTACCATGGCAGTGCATGATGTGAATGAAACAGTattctcactctgtctcccttgcaccctttcatttcattgtttgcCATGTAAATGTTGGCTGAAAGCCCATCAGTAGCCACAAACACAGCTCAGGACATGGCCTTGCTACTTGTTTGCCTTCGGGGGCTCACACTGGCATGAATGACTGAAGTACCGCTCATGACTGGCAGCCAAGGTTAACCTGTAACAGATCAATGGTCTCTTGACGTATGTTTTTGTCTTGAGGGGACATCGGCAGTCAATTATTGTATAGTATATACCTTTACCCTGTACTCTCTCTCAAAATATTATGTTCGTTGCTTTTCAGTCTAACCCACTGCCTTttgcacaaatttaaaaattttaacacaaaaaaccttttaacaGTATTAGTTGGAATGGCACACCTTGAATTTAAAACCAGTCTCCTCATTCATACCAGATTCAGTAGTGTTGGAAATTCTACTCCAacatttctcaatttttttcGTGAATACTTGGGCTACACCATGCCAACTCCTAATTCAGCCTTACAGATGACTgctgttaaatgaaaatgtcttaaaTCCACTGCAAAGCAGAGGACatgcagtaaaataaaatatctgttGAATGTACTTTGCAGTGACTTTCTGGGAAGGTATAATCTTtctcactctgtttttttttctctttgttttcctcttgtgtATTTCATCATTGGTTACTGGTCACTGCTGTATTTCCATTTCCCCCTTCACATTTCCACTGGTTTTTCTGGACGCCTTAAGTGCTGCATTGTGATGCAGGCATGGTACTTGTCTGGACTGAAGCATGTCTCTTGATCTTAAACTAAAAACAGGTTTGGCTGGTTTAACTAATTGTCCAACTTTAGTTTTCTTGTGAAAGTTGCTCCATTGTGTTAAAAACTCCAATATAGTTTTGTTGTAAGgtgttttttatgattaaattattcatgtttGTATATTAATTCCAAACAAAACTgtatatttcatgtaaaataaacatttaataaaatttagatttttttgtgttatcattacattatatttgaACACATGAAGTTGAGGTCATTTGTCATACTAGTGAGCAGTTGTACAAAGTGCCTCTGGTTGACATCTTCCAAAAGTGATGAAGGAACACTGATTTTATCTCAGGTTggatcatgaaaaaaacaaaactgcatgtCAGCTAggttaacatgctgatgttagcattttgacatttgaaagaaacacagaagGCAGGGAGGGTCTAAAAAGATGCTATGGAGTCATTTAATGGGATAAGTTATGGATCAATTTGGGATTCAAAGTCAGAATATTGGCCTATGCTGCATCTATTTTGGTCATCTGTGAATCCTGCAAGTTTATGGAAGTGCTTGTATTTGCCCAGAAGTGCAAGAAAAACTTATTGTTGTACTTTACTCGAGTTGAGTCACAAATTCAGAATTCAATTGTTCAAAAGTACCTGTTTTCCTGTAGAAGGCTAATTGTTATGAAACTACAGACCTGATTTAGTTTGCACAGTATTGTATTAACTTATCATAGTGACACCTGGCATTGGTCATTacatgcacgcgcgcgcacacctCTCAAGGTCATGCTGTTAAGTGAACCATACAGTGACGGGAGCAGAAAGCTGACATGCAAACATGGCAATGGCAGTAACAACAACACTGGATAATCAGTAATATTCTGTTGGCTACACAAACTGGGTGAATTCCAGCAAACTGGCCACAGTAGATGTAGTCAGTCAGTTGACTGGATTGCAGgtagatttaaaataaatgtgaagcCAATGAAGTAAGGCTATTGACATCCACTGATCTGCAAAGAAGAGGCTAAACATAAACAGAGCAGAAGAATTCACTTCAGAGACCTGTCCATGTTATGTTCTTACAAGTGTTCAGGAGCAAATTAGATCGATCTAACACATACTGTCTATGGAGTTACTGCCTCTCAGTCTGGTTAAAAAATGACTAACGGTTTAAAAATCAACAATGGAAACATTTGACTTAACATTTCGACCGTCAATGTTTGACTGGAATTGGTGGCGTTACAGGACTTTCGCCCTTATAAATGTTCAGTGTTGAGGCCTTAACTGATGATGGTTACTGAACCAGACTAAAGACAGGGCTcactgtgaaaatgtgctgaGCCTGGTGGAAACCGGGACGTCTCCTGTTTCTGTGGGATTCCAGGCGCAACTTAAACCCACCCTCATTTGTGTCTTCAACTTCCTCACTGTCAAAGTCTGATCCTTTATGTAGAGCTGATCAAGCCATTGTTGTTTAATTCTACCAAATTAATCCTCTTTTATATTGTTTGGGGTATTTTTTGTATGGATGTCGCGATCATCGTAAGCCCTTAAAACAGTCTTCTTCAAACTGTGGCTCCCTTTTCTTGGTAATGTCCATATGTTCGACATACATCACTCATGACTGTTGGAAGTCGAAAGTTTCATGAAAAGTTTCAAGAAAGGTCATGGTCAATAGACATGTATACCTCAGGACAGCCATGCGCTCTATGTACATGTAAGGAAATCAACAAGTCTACAATGCCTACTGAGCCATGTCTCATGTGTAGTTTATGTCATGCCACAGAGTTATAGCCTATAAACTCTCAAACTTTCTCGCTTCTTTTGGATGTGTTTCTATAGACCTGGTTGCAACACTGATCCAGACTATGAGTGTGGTTTGATCAGATTCGATTGGCAAGAGGGCTGCATgctggtgtagtggttagcactggCGCCTCAATCCTGGACCtttgtgtgtggagtttgcatgttctccccatgtatgcgcGCAGATGGGGGGGTCACGTTAATTGAATCTAAATTGACCAAAGGTGTGaatagttgtttgtctctgtatgttggcctgAGATACGTCGGCGACccgtccagggtgaaccccgcctcttgtccaaagtcagctgggattggctcagCACCCCCACGGCCCTTGAAGGATAAAGCAATACAgatgatggattgatggatggatgattgaaAAACCGCGGAAACAGAGGCGTTTACCTACCAACTGTAACCACCCTTTCCAACCTCCTTCAAAACAGAAGCAAGGGCTCAGACAAAAACCCCAATGCAGAATTCTTTCAATTGCAGGGCCTTTACAATTTCAAAAGCTGAGGACAGCAAAATACTTGGTGCCTTTGGGGGCTATTACGGTAACTTTACTCCTGTAGCTTTAAATTTTACTTTGCCTTTGGGCACATGGTGTTCCTTCTAAAGTTTTAATTTAccatgaaatgtgtctgaaataacAGCTTCACTGAATTTGCGACCACAGACAGctggtcaaataaaaaaaaatgaaagagaaaaatcagCCAACAGCTCCAGTACACTGTGAACTTTGAAGCAGCCATAAAGCAGCAATGCGAGGAACAGGGTGGGCAGGGTGGCATGTTGGACTCATCTCCTCATTACCATATGAATGTCCTTCATGTCATCAAAATAACTGTAATTCTAGAGATTCCTCAGGACAGTGAAAATGTGGTATTCGGctagtctctctctttctgcgtCCAAGGGGTGATTCTGGGCCAGTGTTATCTGTTGGTCAGCTCAAAAAGCTACAGTTTGTACTTGTTTCATTAGCTCATTTTGTATATGACCCCAGGTAAACAGCCCCTATACGTCACACATTTTACCAAAACTTCAGCTGTGATGATCGGTgtatagtttatttatttatttgtgtgtgtgtgtgtgtgtgtgggggggggggggggggggggggggggggggggggggggtgacccAAGAGTAGATGAGGATAAGAGGTCAGGAGACCTTGCCTCCTCACAGATAATTTTCCCTGTTCTCAATTTGTTGACTTCCATCTTACTGATATGATCTGGAGACAAAACCAGGCTAAATGCTAAAAATGTTAGAGCTGAATTTGACAAACACATTAAGTGGTCACACAAAGTTATTGAACAGGGAATGACTTCTACTGCAGGGTTCACGGAACagattttatttgtcataaaaaagTTAACACAGTAAAGACTGTCTGACCTTTGGCTCTATTACCATCTGTAAGCTATTCATAAAGTCatataaaacttaaaaaacaaaaacaataaaaaaggactGATGCAGACGCCAAcaagtgaaaataaagaaacatttctgtaaaatgCATAcataagtaaagtaaagtatttTCACGCAAGcttttttcaaacaatgacaaaactgGATTACGAGGACATTTCCTTTAGGCCTTGATTTAGTTTTATCATATGCAGTACTCCTCACGCTCTCTAACCTCTTCCTTACATTAGTTTAAAACAGGAATGCTTTTATTGCACTCCCGCTAACTTCAGGGTTTTTAGActgcgtgggtgtgtgttggAGCATTATTCATCTGGAGAGTCAGATTATGTAAGTGGTCCTGAAATCAGCAAGCAGCCGGCCTCCCTCTTTCACACTGCACTACTTCCTCCCAAGTGTCCCAGATGTAGAGCCTACCTGTGAAGAGATCCCAGCAAGGCAGTGTTCAAGTCTGGTTGGCAAATACAGTTAAACTTAAATATTTATTGCCACATGTGAATCCCAAGGGTATGCTGTGACGCTGCACATCTCTCAACTGTTTCCTTGTCTGGCTATCTAGGTGAAAATCTTAGTCCAAAACCTGTTGCACAAAACAATCCTCAAAGTGCCCAAGGTCTTGAAGCAGTGACTTACACACGGTGTGTATGAATAAATCACTCCCATCCCTCTCTTTGTGTATCAACAACACGTCCATCCTGGGACAGAATGATGCCAGCTCCTTGTCAACAAAGGAAGAGGGGGAACCAGATGGAGAGCTGTTTCTGCGGCCTGTGAAACAGCCGGCGTAACAACACCTCAAAAAGCAATGGGCCAGGATGGGGAAATGAGACGGGCCCAAGGACCTCTCCGACACCGAATTGTTTCCTGAGTTTCTGTGTCCGGCCTTCCGGACCGGAAACTTTTGGGTACCCCCCAAAGgtgaatttgtgtgtatgtgtgtgtgtgtgtgttagacgTGAGAGTGGGCTGGGATTGTTAGTAAAGATGCAGGAAGTATACTGGCAAAATGGCAGTTGCTTTTTAAAGAGCGTGTAGGAAAGGATGGGGGTGGGGCACAATGCAGCTAACAGCTAGTCAAGTTGATAACAGGCATTTATAGTTTGTTCATAGAGGAAAGAAAGTAGTAACCCTGACAACCCAATACAATACTTTCTATGGGGTCAAGAGAGTCCGAGAATCACCAAACACTTTAAAAGAACTGTTGTTTTGGCCCTGGGAACATTTAGGcttaagtttttttatttaaaggggcagtgagcaatttggagaaagcttttttctgtctttgttgttgttgttgatattttactgCCCTGGCCAggccgcgaacccgcgaccGTATATGGGTGTCTTACGCACTAACCAGACACTGTTTTGGCCTAGTGATGTTGACGACGGGTGATGTTTccaaactgcactcgcagtgttgtgttttttttgtgtttatgatttACAGAACCTGTGCTGCGCCAAAACCAAGATTTTTTCTTTGGCGCTCACACAAAATCAACAGCTAGTGGACAgtaaggaaatatttgctgatttttccaAAACGTGTATTGTTTTACAATCTcttactgcccccccccctaatGTAATACAGGACCACAGTGAATCGCCTTCTGAATGTGGGGCAACAAGTGTCAAATAGGCTCTGGCCTGTTTATTGTAATGAGTTAGCCAGGAAGTTGCATCAcataatttaaaggaaaaatcgTCCCCAGAACATCTTCTGTTGCCAATATACTATATGTATagtggcatgtttttttattgccaaaCATGATTAAACATAGTGTTCAGATAGATCTGGCACTACAAGATCATATAAGAATCAATATTGTAAATTGTTGATGTTAGTCCCtagaaaacaaaagaccaaaactCAAAGCAACAACAAGACTCAAGGCACAATGACCCAATTCTAAGGAAATGCCACAAACTGATTTATGGTAAAGTATCAAGCTTCCCAGTAGAGCAGATATGTAAGGTCATTATGTAATGCTCTTTACACGTCTGTGTGAGAAGCGCTGGCCTAGATAATGTATTTTGCCTGGAGAGTGagtgaaatcagtgaattttACAATCTACGATAACATATTGCATCCATGCAGAATATTATTGACCCATTTGCAgtataaaaagttttaaaattgtATATGATTAAGATATAAGCACAAAAGATGATTACATTGTTTGTCCAAAAAACCTTACCAATATTTATATGAACGCAATTTGCATATATAACTTAGTTTGGAGTTTGACTTACCATCACAGATAAGTCGTATGTGTGCCAATACtacaaggaaaaacaaaacacaatgttcTGGAGTAAGAACTGTGAATGTGAGCagtggtgatttaaaaaaaatacggCTGCAGTCCACCTGAAAATGTTTCTCTATCGCCCTCTTGTGAAAACAACATACAATTACACCTTAGCAATaccgtttttattttgtattttattttaaaggattCAAATCTGTTATTTATAAGTTTGACTGATGTCCACATTATTCAaaatctgcttttattttgaaaatcaccTTCTTTAACCCAAAAGCAAACAAGTGGTTGTTAAATGTAGTTAATATGTCCCCCTTGAGAGAGGGGACATATGGGGCCCGCCCCCTGACCTGCTCCTGGAGATCATGGGCAGTTTAGAATTGAGAACTTGAACTGTCATGTTGAATTTGTTTGGATATCGGGTCACTCAAGGATTGATGATGAGAATGAAATGTCTGATTAACTTGCCAAGCAATCTTTGTTCAAGCCAACTGTGGATCTAAAAGTCCAATTTGGATATGTTGAAtgctttgaatgaaaaaaattttttagagcttcagtggcaaaaaaagaatgtaaagaAGAGCAAAAGGGACAGGCATTACTACTGCCTGCAGCCATCTGTTCAGAGGAAGAGACTCTGCTGTGTGGATACTTGGATCAGTCCAGCAGGTGGTTTTCTCTTGTAATAAATACAGTAGTGAAAGACAACAGTTGTCAGATCTGGGCTTTCATCGTTCTCTTTTAAGGCAATATTGTCCTCTGGAACTCATTTTCAACTTGCAGGCAGAGCGGCCCTAAGGTTTCTACACCTCACTGGGCCGTATAAAAGAATATAGATTAAATAGCCATACTTAGACTCTGGGGGCAGCATTGCGCCCTACAGTGTACAGCCTGCCGGAAACTccgtagaagaagaagttatTGTTATGCTAACGATGTGACATCAGCACATCAGGGCTCGGGTGGGAACTGCAAATGTTGGGGAAAATAAGAGTACCAGACTTTTACACTTTGTTCTGCAGGGGACCGTTTCAGTCACGTAAGGGAAACTGTCTTTGCATATACGCTGTCACGAAGTTAACACGGTAGCAGGACTTGCCGACGGGATAAGCTACGCTGGTCTCCCACAGCTGGACTGTTAGCAATCGGGCTAACTGGCCGATTCCCCGTCTGCTCGGCTGCTGTCGGGACGGGAGAGACATGTCCTGCAGCTTGTGGGAGTTCTGTCGGCTCCAGGAGCTCAGGACGGTCCGGGACTATTTGTTCCAGAGCCAGAAACCCGAGCCGGCGGAGGAGAACAATGAAGCAGGTACCGCGGCTTCGACAGCAACATTAGATAGCGCCCAACTGTAACTGTTAACACAAAGTCAGAGCAGTTGCCGTTAGCCGTGGAACTACTCTGTCATAGCATCAGTTTAAACAGGTCCATTGCTAACTAACTGAAGTGCTGTGCACATTGCTTAAAAACGGTATAGCAGAGGAGGCTAAAGGGAGCCAGACCTGGTAGGTGGGGTCATCTCAAAGGAACGTTAAGTCAAATTTTCTGGTTACATTTGGGGAGTCGTCCTCTTAGTTcacagcagtttaaaaaaaatatatatatagtccaAACTATAGCCATAATGGTATGACACGAACTtaaagtcatatatatatatagtcaaaaATATTTCACCCCAGGTTTTGGGAACTTGGTGTCCCCCCCAGACCACATATTGTTTTGTTGCCTCAGGGCAACAACTTACTATGAGGGTAAAAGAAGCAAGTTTTTCTATCATATATAATAAGTGGTAtgaggtacaaaaaaaaaagcaatatttcaACAAACATCAACCACAAATGGTTAATGAATGTGCTCTTCTGTGGGGTAATGATTGAATCAGTTTTTATCgtttttcaaaaacatcacTGTACTATTCTGGATGGAACCTCAGGAACAAACGGGGCAAGTGGGAGAAATCCGTCTGCTCTTTTTCCTGTGACTCATCCCACACAAGGCCCCTGAGCACATTGCTGCAGGATGCTCACCTGAAGGGACACTTTCACACATCATTGTTTATTGTGCATGAATTTAGACTCTCTGAatatgtctttgtcttttggCACACAGACATtgaccccacccccccaacacacacacacacacaaacacacacacacacacacactgcaccaaaGCAATGTGGctaataaattattaatgtcaATGGCAACAGGAATTTGTCCAGGATTTTGCTGCTTCGCCAGACCTTCCTCTGTCTAATTCAAATAAAGACGCTACATAGAGTTTTCCAAGTTATCAGTTTCATGTAGTGATGTGTTCCCTAGTACACCAAGACTTGACTTGACAAACTAAACCCTGGTTTTTCATTGGATTTCCCTGT
The Scophthalmus maximus strain ysfricsl-2021 chromosome 15, ASM2237912v1, whole genome shotgun sequence DNA segment above includes these coding regions:
- the kcnk5a gene encoding potassium channel subfamily K member 5a isoform X2, with product MAPKTSAGRVFCIFYGLFGVPLCLTWISELGKFFGGRAKHLGQYLTKKGFSLRKAQFTCTAIFLLWGVLVHLVLPPFVFMSQEGWTYIEGLYFSFVTLTTIGFGDLVAGVEPNKEYPTLYRYFVEVWIYLGLAWLSLFFNWKVRMVIEAHKALKKRRKLRKLSLDELRHYKESHKAALRLPPSPNDVNIFSFLSKKQQGYNDLIKQIGTKKDDRIIGNTGNSTDKAKDANRSRSCNDAPLLNTILSFDRSPRQKRRYSFSDRVTVAFSKSKNYLLGSDNGLLLTEDQVEGDLELDQDQMFENQLDKDVDLEKRGVGDCGPGGRRTWDSKEYHPLTFQNANITFIDEENFLSNNLEEEDDDDSKAKISITTCDENIETNSKEEQSSESEGSVFTSDGSEHSHSYETLVEEYAKEENTES
- the kcnk5a gene encoding potassium channel subfamily K member 5a isoform X1 encodes the protein MVDKGPLLTSAIIFYLSIGAAIFQVLEEPNWKQAAKTYSDQRDKILEDYPCLTKDDLDKILEVVSDAAGQGVTITGSKTFNNWNWPNAVIFAATVITTIGYGNMAPKTSAGRVFCIFYGLFGVPLCLTWISELGKFFGGRAKHLGQYLTKKGFSLRKAQFTCTAIFLLWGVLVHLVLPPFVFMSQEGWTYIEGLYFSFVTLTTIGFGDLVAGVEPNKEYPTLYRYFVEVWIYLGLAWLSLFFNWKVRMVIEAHKALKKRRKLRKLSLDELRHYKESHKAALRLPPSPNDVNIFSFLSKKQQGYNDLIKQIGTKKDDRIIGNTGNSTDKAKDANRSRSCNDAPLLNTILSFDRSPRQKRRYSFSDRVTVAFSKSKNYLLGSDNGLLLTEDQVEGDLELDQDQMFENQLDKDVDLEKRGVGDCGPGGRRTWDSKEYHPLTFQNANITFIDEENFLSNNLEEEDDDDSKAKISITTCDENIETNSKEEQSSESEGSVFTSDGSEHSHSYETLVEEYAKEENTES